The window aaacaaatattattttacACATCAAAGTCACAATTAATTAgtaacaaaaaatatatatattttttaaatcctaacacttaattaatttaaatacaCCTTTGAAcattttggtttctttttttttttttcggtaattgaaaattgaaattgaataaaTTATTCCTTTTCATGTTCCCCTACAAAAAGAGAACCTTTTCTTTCCGTTCAAATAAAAGAGGTCTCAAAGTCGTCGTTGAGAAATTTCTCATCACAGCTATATCATTTCTCACCTTTGGACACTCCAAGATCCATGGCGGCGGAGACCGCAGCATTCTCGGCGTTCTTCGCTCTCCTGATCACCATGGTGGCATCTCAAACTCCTCCGACTGCTTATACTAATCACACCGTTGGTGGCCCCGCAGGTTGGTTCTTCAATGCCACCAATAACATTTCCACTACCAATTACTCCTCTTGGGCTGCATCTCAGACTTTCAACCTCGGCGACTTCCTCAGTAAGTTcaatctcttctttttctttagatTGTGTCCATTACTCATTTCTGATGGTTGACTACTCTCTGAAGTCTCCTCCCTGTCAATGTTTGTTTGTTCTTGGGAAAGTAAAGTGGAAAGATTGGCAATATAGATGGCTATATTCGAAGAAATTTGTCCGAATCTTATTTTGTAATCGTCTTCCAGCTTCAGAAATTTCTATGTAACCGTGCATTGTTTCTCTACGATTCAAGAAAATGAGTTTTCGATCGGTTTATTTGATCAAGCAAACCGTCGATTTTCTGCTATTTTCTCTTCGTTAGTTAAGATCTGTGCTCAAATTCTAGGTTTATATTTCGCAATCTGAATTCGAAATTCGGATTGTCGTTCTTTCTCATCAATCAATTAACTTGGAAATTCACGTTCATTGTTTCGCTTATCTTGTTAATTGCAGTCTTCAGAACGAATTCGAATCAGACCGTGATCCAGACCTACAACTTGACGACATTCAATAGCTGTTCCTTCGATGACGCCTCCGACAACGACACGGTTCAATACTACGGCGGCGATTCAAACTTCAACAAGCCATTGGTGATTCCAGTGCCGCTGACCATCAAAGGCCCGAACTATTTCTTCTCCGACGCCGATGATGGAGTTCAATGCCAACGAGGTATGGCCTTCGAGATCCAGGTGAATACCGGCCTCGGTTTGCCGCCGAGCCTGAATCAGCCGCCTCCACCTCCATACGCGACGCCGCCGGATTCGGAATCGAGTCAAACACCTCCGTTTACGATTCCTGAGACGAAGAAGAACGGGGGCTTCAAAAGCGTCGCCAACTTACGCCGAgatttgttcttcttcttcttcttcatggCGATGATGCCGTTGCTGCCGTCTTTTAGATGAAGGAGGTCAGATTCGATAACATCTCTAAGTCCTTTGTATGGcagttttgtaattttaatgGTGTTTGGTAGAGATTGATTTTTGGACATTGTTTGGTTTATGTTATACCTCTACTTCATTCATTAATATCATCTACACATTGCTAGTTATTATTGTCCAACGTCATGTAGGGAATGGGACCAAAAGATTATTCTAAGTAAAGTTCAAAAGTACTATAATCCCACATTATTGAAGAAGTTGAGAAGCCTACAATAGGAAGGAATAATCCAAAATGAGAATATAGCTACCTCCTACCTTCTACTTACATTTAAAACTTGCATCTACTATTGTATTAAGATTTCTAAGGTTTATAGGCATTCTAAAGTACAATTAGTTCTAAATTATATCTATTTTTAATATGCTTAGTACAACAATTTCTTTTTACTCTCCACTTTAATGGTCAATAAGAGATGAtggttgttttcaaatataacaaaatacattgaaatatttacaaatattattcATAGATGTTTATAGATGTCTATTAATGTCTATCCCTCCTGATAGACTATGAAATTTAACttcatttataaatatattcaacaattttttaagagaatataaatataagaaggttttgaaatgaatttttttaaatgaagaTGGTGGCTCTAAATTGTTATTGATAGATTTTTTAAGTAGTTTAGAAATAATTGTAAATTTTGCAATGTAAAAATAACTAATTGTAACAATTTCAAAGCTTCAATTTGGGAACTTTAGCTAGTGATTAATGTGGAAGTGTGTGATTTGCAATACAACCTTTATTCAACATTCGCCTACTTCCAACAATATCAATTTCCCCTACATCTAGAGGCAGCCAAGGATAAATATGATGACAAAATTACCATTTTTTAAGACTGCTTaaagaaactttttttttttctctgaagacaatatttttaaatttcttctCTATCAAATCGCTTCAAATGACAGCAGAGTACGAGGAACATTGCAAAAACTTtttccatttacaaccaataaaCCAATTTGTTTCCATGTGGCTAATTCCATCCTCACCCTAACAAGCAGACACTCAACCAAAGCAGcctaaaacaaaaaataactGAAATTAAAAGGAACAAACTCAGCTTATAGAACATTCTTCTGCCTCAGCCTCATTTTTTGGAGGTAAAAACTGTTGATTTAGTTAGACAAGAACTAAAAACCAACAGTAATTGTTCAAAAATATGGGAAAATCTATCTACAGTAGAGTTGTATCTTCCTCTTTCGGATTTTCTTGAAGGAGGTCATCGTCATATGAAATTGGTACTCTTAATCTATCGTGAATAGAAGACCGTTTTTCTTCGGAATTTGATTCTTTAGATCGATTCAGC is drawn from Cucumis melo cultivar AY chromosome 11, USDA_Cmelo_AY_1.0, whole genome shotgun sequence and contains these coding sequences:
- the LOC103499035 gene encoding blue copper protein-like, with amino-acid sequence MAAETAAFSAFFALLITMVASQTPPTAYTNHTVGGPAGWFFNATNNISTTNYSSWAASQTFNLGDFLIFRTNSNQTVIQTYNLTTFNSCSFDDASDNDTVQYYGGDSNFNKPLVIPVPLTIKGPNYFFSDADDGVQCQRGMAFEIQVNTGLGLPPSLNQPPPPPYATPPDSESSQTPPFTIPETKKNGGFKSVANLRRDLFFFFFFMAMMPLLPSFR